One genomic window of Metopolophium dirhodum isolate CAU chromosome 4, ASM1992520v1, whole genome shotgun sequence includes the following:
- the LOC132943210 gene encoding nonsense-mediated mRNA decay factor SMG5 → MVAMKKLHNSRGAEPITDASESVKKLYKSINDVSHFLDDQRGRSLSCKDLFTATVDTQRIKLKNYCERMMLADPLCYGRKAEDIMWRKTYHDVYSTAKILRKNNDWNHMELALIENHFQSGIGSYYHLLFKFQAEMKFNKPELFDFYLLINDDTDNNVKKDHITLLKKSDIGNKEEVGMKQLVYRCLICLGDLSRYMYELNKLDLYYSTACRYYKQALNYKPANGLPHNQIGRLALSNNKHLDAVYHYVRCVFSIEPFEGGEKNLILSLQQKSEPVGNVFLEKLFSVFDLWYTGRKDSGQELDKIYSSIISFLQNFDDFKNKNNTADKKKEINKEDTLTPSVKDTIKFLSTNENIFKIVVIIIACLNKLHKEESKYIPKAELFFLSLMEHLIGQSVTYCVKNLPLLVNPNIDHVKLNRRRRRRGFRQHSSPDSQEWSGDEAESVISPDDESDDESEEEMLIFDMKEPNDDKSKNESDGSNDSGTSSFGCENKNNSKSPLSNIPFIETIKIYFDWIQPNIDSINPEASVEFFNNTVTLLNYLSQANIEDSFLDIDTNRFMLPEEVHLRGMTVFSKSKKYCGEYDHNICTKNEGMVRLIHILHCAEEIASNNVLFTYDKIKKWFSICGSLKQTDEKSLKDAKRDKQHVMGQLWLRSEVDNLEYKMKYSSRKKSLPTCIVIDTDALINYSLIIKKLVNSTKFIVVVPAIVISALDEQKKLSKEVRLTIRWLEFQLQEGNCNLKSQGIHESLPIKLDGPPKLSKEICNFKHILECCNYFTEEYGENTGLVTLITGSDDLMESPELMEMAKSVKINIEHIKTFQYQLKTVKNKG, encoded by the exons ATGGTTGCCATGAAAAAATTGCATAACAGTCGCGGAGCTGAGCCCATCACGGACGCCAGCGAATCGGTCAAGAAACTGTACAA GAGTATAAATGATGTTTCTCATTTTTTGGATGATCAACGTGGCAGATCTTTGTCTTGCAAAGATCTTTTTACCGCTACTGTTGATACACagcgaataaaattaaaaaactattgtgaAAGAATGATGCTTGCAGATCCACTATGTTATGGCCGAAAAGCTGAAGATATCATGTGGCGTAAAACTTATCATGATGTTTATTCTACTGCTAAAATTTTACGCAAA AATAATGATTGGAATCACATGGAATTGGCACTAATAGAAAATCATTTTCAGTCAGGCATTGGCAGTTATTATCATTTACTATTCAAATTTCAAGCAGAAATGAAATTCAATAAGCCtgaattatttgatttttatctaCTAATAAATGATGATACAGATAATAATGTCAAAAAAGATCATATCACTTTGTTGAAAAAGAGTGATATTG GTAACAAAGAAGAAGTTGGTATGAAACAATTAGTTTACCGCTGCTTGATATGTTTGGGAGATTTGTCACGATATATGTATGAACTGAACAAActagatttatattattcaacagcTTGTCGGTATTACAAACAAGCATTAAACTATAAACCAGCAAATGGACTTCCGCATAATCAAATTGGACGATTGGCATTAtcaaataacaaacatttagaTGCTGTTTACCATTATGTTCGATG TGTTTTTAGCATTGAACCATTTGAAGGAGgagaaaaaaacttaatattatcattgcaaCAAAAGTCTGAACCAGTCGGAAATGTATTTTTAGAAAAACTGTTTTCTGTTTTTGATTTATGGTATACTGGAAGAAAAGATAGTGGGCAAGAATTAGATAAA ATATATTCTAGCATTATAAGCTTTCTGCagaattttgatgattttaagaacaaaaataatacagctgataaaaaaaaagaaattaataaggAAGATACCCTAACACCTTCAGTTAAGGACACTATAAAATTTTTGTcaactaatgaaaatatattcaaaattgttgtCATCATAATAGCGTGCTTAAACAAGTTACATAAAGAAG AATCTAAATACATCCCAAAAGCTGAGTTATTCTTTTTATCACTCATGGAACACTTAATTGGTCAAAGTGTAACTTACTGTGTAAAAAACTTACCGCTGTTAGTTAATCCTAATATAGACCATGTAAAATTAAACCGCCGACGTCGTAGACGTGGTTTTAGACAACATTCTTCTCCAGATTCTCAAGAATGGAGTGGAg ATGAAGCAGAAAGTGTAATAAGTCCTGATGACGAATCAGATGATGAAAGTGAAGaagaaatgttaatatttgaTATGAAAGAGCCCAATGATGACAAATCAAAAAATG aaTCTGACGGGTCGAATGATAGTGGTACATCATCATTTggttgtgaaaataaaaataattcaaaatctcCGTTATCAAACATACCATTTATTGAAACCataaag atatattttgattggATTCAACCAAACATAGATTCCATAAATCCTGAAGCTTCAGTTGAATTCTTTAACAATACTGTTACACTTTTAAATTACTTGTCTCAAGCTAATATTGAAGACTCATTCTTAGACATTGACACCAATCGGTTTATGTTACCAGAAGAAGTGCATTTACGTGGTATGACTGTTTTTTCCAagtctaaaaaatattgtggagaATATGATCACAATATTTGTACTAAAAATGAG GGAATGGTTcgattaatacatatattacattgtGCAGAAGAAATAGCATCCAACAATGTATTATTCACTTatgacaaaatcaaaaaatggtTTTCAATATGTGGTTCTTTAAAACAA ACCGACGAAAAATCATTAAAGGACGCGAAACGAGACAAACAACACGTGATGGGTCAACTGTGGCTCCGGTCGGAAGTGGACAATCTGGAGTACAAGATGAAATACTCTTCGAGAAAAAAGTCGTTGCCCACATGCATTGTCATCGATACAGATGCTTTGATTAATTATTCGTTGATAATCAAGAAACTTGTTAACAGCACCAAGTTTATTGTAGTAGTACCCGCAATCG taatatCGGCATTAGACGAGCAAAAGAAACTAAGCAAAGAAGTCAGGCTGACTATACGTTGGTTAGAATTTCAGTTGCAAGAAGGAAACTGCAACTTAAAATCTCAAGGAATACATGAATCACTACCAATTAAACTAGACGGTCCACCGAAATTGAGCAAAGAAATTTG taatttcaaacatattttggaATGTTGCAACTATTTTACAGAAGAATATGGTGAGAACACAGGACTTGTTACGTTAATTACAGGGTCAGACGACCTAATGGAATCACCAGAGCTCATGGAAATGGCAAAATCAGTCA aaatcaaTATTGAACACATAAAGACATTCCAATACCAATTGAAAACAGTGAAAAACAAAGGATGA